CGCCCGCCATCGGCGTCACCGCGGCCATGGGGGTCGCCCTGGGGGCGCGGCACGTCCGGGATGCGAAGAACGTCGAGGCCGTCATGCGGAACGTGTTCGAGACGCTCGCGGACACCCGGCCCACGGCCGTGAACCTGCACTGGGCGCTGGAACGCATGAGGCGCGTCTACGAGGCCAACAGGCACGGGGACCTGGGGACGCTGCAACAGCGGCTGGAGGAGGCGGCCGTCGAGATGTACGACGCGGACATCGCCGCGAACCGCAGGCTTGGCGGTCTGGGCGCGGCGCTGCTGAAGGACTCCCGGCGCATCCTGACCCATTGCAACGCGGGCGCCCTGGCGACCGCGGGTTACGGCACCGCGCTCGGGGTGCTGCGGGCGATGAAGGAAACGGGAATGCCCCTCGAGGAGGTGTTCGTGGATGAAACGCGGCCGTTCCTGCAGGGCGCCAGACTGACGGCGTGGGAGCTGCGCAAGGAAGAAATCCCGGTCACGCTCATCACCGACAACATGATGGGTTACGTCATGCAGCAGAACCGTGTGGACGCCGTCGTGGTGGGGGCCGACCGGGTGGCCGCCAACGGCGACGTGGCCAACAAGATCGGTACCTACACCGTGGCGGTGATGGCCCGGCGCCACGGGATTCCGTTCTACGTGGCTTGCCCCACTTCCACCGTGGACCTGTCCTGTCCCTCCGGAGCGGAGATTCCCATCGAGGAGCGCGCGGAGGACGAGGTGACCCACATCGCCGGACGGCGCATCGCGCCCGACGGAGTGAACACCCTGAACCCGGCGTTCGACGTCACCGATCATTCGCTGGTGTCCGCCATCATCACCGAAAAGGCCGTGGTCACCGCGCCCTATCCCAAGAACCTGCGGAACGTCTGTGTTCCGTAGGGGCACGCGAGTTTCCCATCCCGTCACGAGAATCCGCACCATGGCAGTCATCGAAAGACACGACGAACTGGAAGCCTGGTTTCACGAGGCCGGCAAGCCACGCGAGCAGTGGCGCGTGGGCACCGAGTACGAGAAGGTCGGCATCGAGCGCGACACCGCCAAGGCGCTGTCCTACTCCGGGCGTCGCGGCGTGCGGGCCATTCTCGAAGGGCTGGTAAGCGACTACGACTGGGAGCCGCAGGAAGAGGAGGGTTTTCTCATCGGTCTGAAGCGCGGCAACCACGCCATCACCCTGGAGCC
This is a stretch of genomic DNA from Deltaproteobacteria bacterium. It encodes these proteins:
- the mtnA gene encoding S-methyl-5-thioribose-1-phosphate isomerase, which encodes MSVRTIEWRDGELLLIDQRRLPRKEVYRVCRNYRQVAQAIRNMVVRGAPAIGVTAAMGVALGARHVRDAKNVEAVMRNVFETLADTRPTAVNLHWALERMRRVYEANRHGDLGTLQQRLEEAAVEMYDADIAANRRLGGLGAALLKDSRRILTHCNAGALATAGYGTALGVLRAMKETGMPLEEVFVDETRPFLQGARLTAWELRKEEIPVTLITDNMMGYVMQQNRVDAVVVGADRVAANGDVANKIGTYTVAVMARRHGIPFYVACPTSTVDLSCPSGAEIPIEERAEDEVTHIAGRRIAPDGVNTLNPAFDVTDHSLVSAIITEKAVVTAPYPKNLRNVCVP